A genomic stretch from Lathyrus oleraceus cultivar Zhongwan6 chromosome 2, CAAS_Psat_ZW6_1.0, whole genome shotgun sequence includes:
- the LOC127121654 gene encoding stigma-specific STIG1-like protein 4 codes for MSTLATQFTIVVTLLLVFLIKIEGDHSASISNDEVNANLINIVAEDVGVEEESHDCSTRPWICSTGTFPSRSICCGNRCVDISNDINNCGMCGVNCPLTWQCCNRLCVNTNLSPFNCGGCGRVCPIGSLCRFGMCAITFTYPAPPPLLPPME; via the coding sequence ATGAGTACTCTAGCAACACAATTTACAATAGTTGTGACATTGCTTCTAGTGTTCCTAATTAAAATAGAGGGAGATCATTCAGCTTCAATTTCAAATGATGAAGTGAACGCAAATTTGATCAATATTGTAGCTGAGGATGTTGGTGTGGAAGAAGAATCACATGATTGCAGTACAAGACCGTGGATATGTAGCACGGGAACATTTCCATCAAGAAGCATATGTTGTGGAAATCGATGTGTTGATATTTCTAACGACATAAACAATTGTGGGATGTGTGGTGTAAATTGTCCACTTACTTGGCAATGTTGTAACCGTTTATGTGTAAACACAAACTTAAGCCCTTTCAATTGTGGTGGATGTGGAAGGGTTTGTCCTATTGGAAGTTTATGTCGATTTGGTATGTGTGCAATTACTTTTACTTATCCAGCCCCACCGCCACTACTTCCTCCAATGGAGTAA
- the LOC127121067 gene encoding stigma-specific STIG1-like protein 4, giving the protein MSTLATQFTIVVTLLLVFLIEIEGDHSASIPNDEVNANLINIVDDDVGVEEESHDCGTKPWICSSGTFPPRSICCGNRCVDISNDINNCGMCGVNCPLNWQCCNRLCVNTNLSPFNCGGCGRVCPIGSLCRFGMCAITFAYPAPPPLLPPME; this is encoded by the coding sequence ATGAGTACTCTAGCAACACAATTTACAATAGTTGTGACACTGCTTCTAGTGTTCCTAATTGAAATAGAGGGAGATCATTCAGCTTCAATTCCAAATGATGAAGTGAATGCAAATTTGATCAATATTGTAGATGACGATGTTGGTGTGGAAGAAGAATCACATGATTGCGGTACAAAACCATGGATATGTAGCAGTGGAACATTTCCACCAAGAAGCATATGTTGTGGAAATCGATGTGTTGATATTTCAAACGACATAAACAATTGTGGGATGTGTGGTGTAAATTGTCCACTTAATTGGCAATGTTGTAACCGTTTATGTGTAAACACAAACTTAAGCCCTTTCAATTGTGGTGGATGTGGAAGGGTTTGTCCTATTGGAAGTTTATGTCGATTTGGAATGTGTGCTATTACTTTTGCTTATCCAGCCCCACCGCCACTACTTCCTCCAATGGAGTAA